One Palaemon carinicauda isolate YSFRI2023 chromosome 5, ASM3689809v2, whole genome shotgun sequence DNA window includes the following coding sequences:
- the LOC137641350 gene encoding uncharacterized protein — protein sequence MTDIRLLVMSRKYIRSQVTRQFNERHKFSQYNSSQKLNLVEKLRNFKEELKGLDSKVISLKWSESEDENEMEIEFSSCQEYKDKISEMLLLLEVNVNGSTSENLNETPLSRLKSPVAPLPKFKSSDDESLELFLQQFEETTRKFSYTDYDRLLLLKQQVSGKALLLIDSLEADKQGYSHAKELLKTAFASVPTQKFNVMKQLQELKLGYDSEPFQFISNIRKLQEAVKTLKMDIDDVLQYFFLRGMNETFRNQLIQITNNSKPTTSEIVDNFFEANERYQNANKLGKLSKSKLPSAERHQDKLGLSKSSNLAAEVNFKSSNPFNSCTLCSDKVNGDHPIHKCPNFATAKEKIARLSILNGCTKCARIEHLDSSCHFRFSRKCKHCQGWHFSFLCLSDNHESSEVRDLVRNPKKGVPNPKQNEKSKSKDVQNSTQNGVVCPGSSFQSKGGINSILPTFSCTLGPSKIRGLKDSGSQANFISECALEGQCFKIVKDNFDLVVNGFNGAKCYRTKIVQISVKIGETAHNIEAICVPGIDINLNLPGLGKVVRSFRNYGYKLLDEFLDEAREDISNIQFVLGANSAHCLMEKMVSFGHSGQCVYYETRFGIMLIGNIEKLMANLKFLPSLHDDTHLLFGLEENLDEQGKSLDNIKFPMTSCFKSSVRCIGSAEDPTICILDHDGRISEHKLQKATDHILERECSYYLHKDRTDLDGESTEHNKKLVRYLLNNTQRDEEGRLIMPLLWNGRVSHLLGKNTNLAKQILKSNLKKLSKNDEFLRLMDDNIKTQAAQNLIERIDNLDKFCEEHPEYSVLPHMGIFKLDRSTTKCRMVFLSNLCEKQSNGSPSISHNQAMWAGPCINQKLSTALLLLRFDSHLLCFDLKKAFQQIALNETDQSKLLFFWFKNVSKGDFTIIAYKNLRLSFGLRCSPTILMIGLYKILMLDTEGDLDNLKELKKLIYSLIYMDNGAFTANDSESLHWGFDNLNNIFNPYKFELQQFVTNDVMLQEKIDKNLDEVTPDVVKIFGLKWNRITDCISSPKLELDSKANTKRLILKSIASNFDPYNYNGPILNRARLFMHELQLNTSLGWDTELSIEQQREWRNIAKQVNMTPPIEVPRVVGERNGSYRLIAFTDSSKIIYGTTIFIQCIETKKVSFVLAKNRLVNKQLESKSIPSLEFQGIVLGTETLLDLSKDLAGPQCPKPIRIVESVLYTDSIVSLSWINSYVNKLDKMNKRSVFIMNRLDHIQRTCENNPVRFCFVSGILNPADCITRPMSYKQLLKTNYFTGPEFLRCERDELCSNADTFDIVVPNPNFNPLNENSFSISASKLSESQVLAESNPEHLVVLDKCSSFSKLVRIHEYVLKFIALLKRRANSVSFNFGDASSFHLEATRHIIRNDQRIWYGEVFQYLENRNKRVKDIPNIIAQLNVYMDDHGLLRIRSKMPKWRKDTFVNFPILLHKHSKLTRLVIKDFHEKFSHAGVYSLLSEMRKKFWIPHYFSVVKKVIKECVICKRFKERTVKVNQSAYRDFRIDPPSIPFRHILLIILDRITLSLMVKRAKFGFYV from the coding sequence atgacagacattaggcttcttgttatgagtcggaagtacatccgctctcaagtcactagacaatttaatgaaaggcataaattttcgcagtataatagctcacaaaagttaaatcttgttgaaaaacttaggaattttaaggaagaacttaaagggcttgatagtaaagtcatatctttgaagtggtcagagagcgaagatgaaaatgaaatggaaattgaatttagctcttgtcaggaatataaagataaaatttctgaaatgttgctgctcttagaggttaatgttaatggaagcacaagtgaaaatctgaatgaaactcctcttagtcgtcttaaaagtccagtagcacctttgcctaaatttaagagttctgatgatgaaagtttggaattattcttacagcagtttgaggaaactactagaaagttttcttacacagattatgataggttgttgttacttaaacagcaggtttctggtaaggctttacttttgatagactctttagaagcagacaaacaaggttattcccatgcaaaggaactcttaaaaacagcttttgcctcggttccaactcaaaagtttaatgtgatgaaacaacttcaagagctgaagttaggttatgattcagaaccctttcagtttattagtaatattagaaaattacaagaagctgttaagactttgaaaatggatatagatgatgttttgcagtactttttcctaagaggaatgaatgaaactttcagaaatcagttgatacaaattactaacaattcaaagcccactacaagtgaaattgttgataacttttttgaagccaatgaacggtatcagaatgcaaataaacttggtaaattaagtaaaagtaaactgccttctgctgaaaggcatcaagataaactaggattgagtaaaagttcaaacttagcagcagaggttaattttaaaagctccaatccttttaattcttgcacactttgtagtgataaggttaatggtgatcatccaatccataagtgccctaatttcgctactgctaaggaaaagatagctaggttgagcattttgaatggttgcactaaatgtgcaagaatcgagcatttggatagctcgtgtcattttagattttccagaaagtgtaaacattgtcagggatggcatttctcctttctttgcctgtcagataatcatgaaagttccgaggtcagagatttggtgcgtaatcctaaaaagggagttcctaaccctaagcaaaacgagaaaagtaaatcaaaagatgttcaaaatagtacacagaatggggtagtttgtccaggtagttcctttcagagtaaggggggcataaattcaattttacccacattttcttgtactttgggccctagtaaaataagaggattgaaggattcaggtagccaagctaatttcatttctgagtgtgctttagaaggtcagtgtttcaaaattgtgaaagataattttgatcttgttgtcaatgggtttaatggagcaaaatgctatcgtaccaagatagttcaaatttctgttaagattggggagacagcgcataatatagaagctatttgtgtcccaggtattgatataaatttgaatttacccggccttggtaaagttgttagaagttttagaaattatggttataagcttttagatgagtttcttgatgaggctagagaagacatatcaaacattcagtttgtcctgggggcaaattcagctcattgtctcatggaaaagatggttagttttggtcatagtggtcagtgtgtgtactatgaaacaagatttggcattatgttaataggaaacattgagaaattaatggcaaatttgaaatttctccctagcctgcatgatgatactcatttactttttggcttggaagagaatttagatgagcaaggtaaatcactggataatattaaatttcctatgacttcatgtttcaagtctagtgttagatgtattggaagtgcagaggatcctacaatctgtattttagatcatgatggcaggatcagcgagcataaattgcaaaaagctactgatcatattttagagcgagaatgctcatattatttgcacaaagatagaactgacttagatggggagagcactgaacataataagaaattagttaggtatttacttaataatacacaaagagatgaagaaggcaggttgataatgccacttttatggaatggtcgtgtttctcatttgctgggaaagaacacaaatttagcaaagcaaattttgaaatctaacctaaagaaattatcgaagaatgatgaatttttgagattaatggatgataacataaagactcaggcagctcaaaacttaattgaaaggattgataatttggataagttttgtgaagaacacccagagtacagtgttttgccgcacatgggaatatttaagttagaccgcagtactactaaatgccgaatggtttttctctctaatttgtgtgaaaaacaaagtaatggctccccatctattagccacaatcaggcaatgtgggctggcccttgtattaatcagaaattgtctactgccttgctacttttaaggtttgattctcatttattgtgctttgatttaaagaaagctttccagcagatagcattaaatgaaactgatcaaagtaaattattattcttttggtttaaaaatgtaagtaaaggagattttaccattatagcatacaagaatcttcgtctaagttttgggctaaggtgtagcccaacaatattgatgattggtttgtacaaaatattgatgctagacactgaaggtgatttggacaacttaaaggaattgaagaaacttatttactctttgatatacatggataatggtgcgttcactgcaaatgattctgaaagcttacactggggttttgataacttgaataacatttttaatccatataaatttgaattacaacaattcgttaccaatgatgttatgctccaagaaaaaatagataagaatttggatgaagtcactcctgatgtagtaaaaatatttggtttaaagtggaaccgaataacagattgtatttcctctcctaaacttgagctagactctaaagcaaacactaagagactgatattgaaaagcattgcttcaaattttgatccataCAATTACAATGGACCTATTTTAAACAGAGctcgtttatttatgcatgaacttcaattaaacacttctctaggatgggatacagaattgtccattgagcaacaacgagaatggcgtaacatagccaaacaagttaatatgactcctccaattgaggtacctagagttgtcggggagagaaatgggtcatatcgtttaattgcatttactgacagcagtaaaataatctatgggacaacaatttttattcagtgcatagaaactaagaaagtcagttttgttctagcaaagaatcgcttggttaacaagcagttagaaagcaaaagtattccatctctagaattccaagggatagttttgggaacagaaacattattggatttgagtaaggatttggcaggtcctcagtgccctaaacctattagaattgtagaatcagtactgtatacggatagcattgtttcactgagctggattaattcttatgtgaacaaattagataaaatgaataaaaggagtgtctttatcatgaatcgtttggatcacattcaaaggacctgtgaaaataacccagttagattttgttttgtcagtggtatcttgaaccctgcagattgtataactaggcctatgtcgtacaaacagcttttgaaaactaattatttcactggcccagaatttttaagatgtgaaagggatgaactgtgcagtaatgctgacacatttgatatagttgtacccaatccaaattttaatccattgaatgaaaattccttctcaatttctgcatctaaattaagtgaatcacaagtcttagcagaatcaaaccctgaacatttagtcgtcctggacaagtgttccagtttctctaagcttgttagaattcacgagtacgttcttaaattcattgctttgctcaaaagaagagcaaactcagtttcttttaactttggtgatgcatcctcctttcatttggaagctactagacatatcataaggaatgatcagagaatctggtatggtgaagttttccagtatttagaaaacagaaataagagagtaaaggatattcctaatattattgctcaacttaatgtatacatggatgatcatggactcttaagaattagaagtaagatgcctaaatggagaaaagatacttttgtcaactttcctattttgcttcacaaacacagtaagttaactcggttagtaataaaagattttcatgagaaattctctcatgctggtgtttattcccttttgtcagagatgagaaaaaagttttggattccacattacttttcagtagtaaaaaaggtcatcaaagaatgtgtcatttgtaagagattcaaagagagaacggttaaggtcaatcaaagtgcctatcgcgattttaggattgaccctccctctataccattcaggcatattttattgatcattttggaccgtataacgttaagcttaatggtaaaaagagcaaagtttgggttctatgtttaa